A section of the Arabiibacter massiliensis genome encodes:
- a CDS encoding ammonia-forming cytochrome c nitrite reductase subunit c552 encodes MKHCTNKKRPIKLGIAVTVVAALSAMTLATASCAPSSLNESEQGGKADATYQDWVAAYPDQYASFLTDKWRDGGGGYKTDGQYNHTHSMLRQNMEDMFETIEVDQPGYMKLSCIACKSSAYNDIYEKYGEQTFELGLGEINLDEVMESAWDCETCHESIDDLTLRPGISTWDELSEGAFDNQAPETLVCAQCHNSWGNIVKFAAGDERGLTIQDYHPYQYGYDADALYKEYAEDGSTRVQFDENGLVLVNTTTYDIENFAGSVHQNLGMTCASCHMPTQENGNKEEYTSHNASGSVLENVTALEYCLTCHEAQGIESTDEMVEYVHAAQSNFADKKAEVDAMLAQLKETLLTVIEDGSVDEATLDQARDKYNLATYYVSYAASYVHGRDGVKIAHNPEGMINYVERARNMAQESIDLLA; translated from the coding sequence ATGAAGCACTGCACTAACAAGAAGCGACCGATCAAACTCGGCATCGCGGTTACCGTGGTGGCGGCGCTGTCGGCGATGACTCTTGCAACCGCCAGCTGCGCCCCGAGCAGCCTGAACGAATCCGAGCAAGGGGGCAAAGCAGACGCGACGTATCAAGACTGGGTCGCCGCATATCCCGACCAGTACGCATCGTTCCTCACCGACAAATGGCGTGACGGAGGCGGCGGATACAAGACGGACGGCCAATACAACCACACGCATTCGATGCTGCGGCAGAACATGGAAGACATGTTCGAGACCATCGAAGTCGACCAACCCGGCTACATGAAGCTGTCGTGCATAGCATGCAAGTCGAGCGCCTACAACGACATCTACGAGAAGTACGGCGAGCAGACCTTCGAGCTGGGCTTGGGAGAGATCAACCTGGACGAGGTGATGGAATCGGCCTGGGATTGCGAGACTTGCCACGAGAGCATCGACGATTTGACCCTGAGGCCGGGCATTTCGACGTGGGACGAGCTTTCGGAGGGGGCGTTCGACAACCAGGCGCCTGAAACCCTAGTGTGCGCCCAATGCCACAACAGTTGGGGCAACATCGTGAAGTTCGCCGCAGGCGACGAGCGCGGGCTCACGATCCAGGATTACCATCCCTACCAGTACGGCTACGACGCCGACGCCCTGTACAAGGAGTATGCCGAGGATGGATCGACGCGCGTTCAGTTCGACGAGAACGGCCTGGTCCTCGTCAACACGACCACCTACGACATCGAGAACTTCGCCGGAAGCGTGCATCAAAACCTGGGGATGACCTGCGCGAGCTGCCACATGCCCACCCAGGAGAACGGGAACAAGGAGGAATATACTTCCCACAACGCCTCCGGTTCGGTCCTCGAGAACGTGACGGCCCTCGAGTATTGCCTAACCTGCCATGAGGCGCAGGGCATCGAGTCTACCGACGAGATGGTGGAGTACGTGCATGCCGCGCAGAGCAACTTCGCCGACAAGAAGGCGGAAGTCGATGCCATGCTGGCGCAGCTGAAAGAGACCCTCCTGACGGTCATCGAAGATGGGTCGGTCGATGAGGCGACGCTTGACCAGGCGCGCGACAAATACAATCTCGCCACCTATTATGTGAGCTACGCGGCTTCGTATGTGCACGGCAGGGACGGCGTCAAGATCGCCCACAATCCCGAAGGCATGATAAACTACGTCGAACGAGCTCGGAACATGGCGCAAGAGTCTATCGACCTTCTTGCTTAG
- a CDS encoding RNA polymerase sigma factor — translation MDARMFASRYGTVYHDLYRFALCMMGRAHDAEDAVSEAVLAGFRQRHQLRRDDAFKPWMFAILANVCRRKLKGASRVQPMADLAAVHEPSAAFDGRPLPEGAADDLREDVRLAFSVVSEEERLIVSLSVFGGYTSAEIGEALQLNASTVRSKRKRALEKMGAVLKDVAR, via the coding sequence ATGGATGCGCGCATGTTCGCGAGTCGCTACGGTACGGTCTATCACGACCTGTACCGGTTCGCGCTCTGCATGATGGGGCGGGCCCACGACGCGGAGGACGCGGTGAGCGAGGCGGTTCTCGCCGGCTTCCGGCAGCGCCACCAGCTGAGACGCGACGACGCCTTCAAGCCGTGGATGTTCGCCATCCTGGCCAACGTGTGCCGCCGGAAGCTGAAGGGCGCCTCCCGGGTGCAGCCGATGGCCGACCTCGCCGCCGTCCACGAGCCGTCGGCCGCCTTCGACGGGCGCCCGCTGCCGGAGGGCGCGGCGGACGACCTGCGCGAGGACGTGCGCCTGGCGTTCTCCGTGGTCAGCGAGGAGGAGCGGCTCATCGTGTCGCTCTCGGTGTTCGGCGGCTACACGAGCGCGGAGATCGGCGAGGCGCTCCAGCTCAACGCAAGCACGGTGCGCTCGAAGCGCAAAAGGGCGCTGGAGAAGATGGGCGCGGTCTTGAAGGATGTGGCGCGATGA
- a CDS encoding beta-propeller domain-containing protein, whose product MTTQNENDIMRAIDEATRDVAVPESLRPEAVERLLEREQARENAQVAAAAASKRRAPSGWRKRALPWGIAACLVLVAGVGLVAGRAILDAQGGPSGGDDPGLFPLGSGALEPAVDPDAPVDAGIASAESYDQVKQCFDDYKAEQERLYGADGGVMLLESAPSAGAEERAATSAQDTASPSNAAPAAAAGGGHSDTNVRTEGVDEADIVKTDGEHLFILQDNATEIAVVDATDDAMRKVGSIFSGNQGQISEFYVRDGKALVLSNVSLTSTDKDGYEVYNGSEVQLETFDVSDVQNPKLLGTVTQSGWYQSSRLADGHLYLFSTYVVPYSEEGDDIEPYIPRVAGQMVACQDIYLPPLAGASQYLVIASVSVDDPTQTVDQKAVLTDSNSLYVSAENIYVYENKWRMSVARDGDGGADQGRITVRKISYHDGQLEGVAQTKVSGTLNDSFSIDEHEGMLRLVTTVSSWDADAKQQTSTNEVHVLDGNLEEVGSITGLAEDERVYSARFFGDTAYFVTFRETDPLFTVDLSDPTNPQIIGSLKIPGFSEYLHPYGEGKLLGIGMDVDEKSGVTNGMKVTMFDVSDPTDVKEADTFLIEGAYGSDVFHEYRAVLVSVERNLIGFSGYADRETYYVFDYADEAGFAQLMAEEVNGSGWTGTRGVYIDDTLYVVKGNAVESYRIGTYEKVDDLLL is encoded by the coding sequence ATGACGACGCAGAACGAGAACGACATCATGCGGGCGATCGACGAGGCGACGCGCGACGTCGCCGTGCCCGAGTCTCTCCGGCCGGAGGCGGTGGAGCGGCTGCTCGAGCGCGAGCAGGCCCGCGAGAACGCGCAGGTCGCAGCCGCGGCTGCAAGCAAGCGCCGCGCGCCGTCCGGCTGGCGCAAGCGGGCGCTTCCCTGGGGCATCGCGGCGTGCCTCGTGCTGGTGGCCGGCGTGGGGCTCGTGGCGGGCCGCGCCATCTTGGACGCGCAGGGAGGCCCGAGCGGCGGCGACGATCCCGGGCTGTTCCCGCTCGGCAGCGGCGCGTTGGAGCCCGCGGTCGACCCCGACGCGCCGGTGGACGCCGGCATCGCCTCGGCGGAAAGCTACGACCAGGTGAAACAGTGCTTCGACGACTACAAGGCAGAGCAGGAGCGCCTCTACGGGGCCGACGGCGGCGTCATGCTCCTCGAGTCCGCGCCCTCGGCGGGGGCGGAGGAGAGAGCGGCGACCTCCGCGCAGGACACGGCGTCTCCGTCGAACGCGGCTCCCGCTGCCGCAGCGGGCGGCGGCCACTCCGACACCAACGTGCGCACGGAGGGCGTCGACGAGGCCGACATCGTCAAGACCGACGGCGAGCACCTCTTCATCCTCCAGGACAACGCGACCGAGATAGCGGTCGTGGACGCGACGGACGACGCCATGAGGAAGGTGGGCAGCATCTTCTCGGGCAACCAAGGCCAGATATCTGAGTTCTACGTGCGCGACGGCAAGGCGCTCGTGCTGTCAAACGTGTCGCTGACCAGCACCGACAAAGACGGATACGAGGTGTACAACGGCTCCGAGGTGCAGCTGGAAACCTTCGACGTGTCCGACGTGCAGAACCCGAAGCTGCTCGGCACGGTGACGCAGAGCGGCTGGTACCAGTCCTCGCGCCTCGCGGACGGCCACCTCTACCTGTTCAGCACCTACGTCGTCCCCTACAGCGAGGAGGGCGACGACATCGAGCCCTACATCCCCCGCGTGGCCGGCCAGATGGTGGCGTGCCAGGACATCTACCTGCCCCCGTTGGCGGGCGCGAGCCAGTACCTGGTCATCGCCTCGGTCTCCGTAGACGACCCCACGCAGACGGTCGATCAGAAGGCGGTGCTCACCGACTCGAACTCCCTGTACGTGAGCGCGGAGAACATCTACGTGTACGAGAACAAGTGGCGCATGAGCGTGGCGCGCGACGGCGACGGCGGCGCCGACCAGGGCCGCATCACGGTTCGCAAGATTTCCTACCACGACGGCCAGCTGGAGGGCGTGGCGCAGACGAAGGTGAGCGGCACCCTGAACGACAGCTTCAGCATCGACGAGCACGAGGGCATGCTGCGCCTCGTCACCACGGTGAGCAGCTGGGACGCCGACGCCAAGCAGCAAACCTCCACCAACGAGGTGCACGTGCTGGACGGCAACCTCGAGGAGGTGGGCTCCATCACGGGCCTCGCCGAGGACGAGCGGGTGTACTCCGCGCGGTTCTTCGGCGACACCGCGTACTTCGTCACCTTCCGCGAGACCGACCCGCTGTTCACGGTCGACCTCAGCGACCCGACGAACCCGCAGATCATCGGCAGCTTGAAGATCCCCGGCTTCTCGGAGTACCTGCATCCCTACGGCGAGGGCAAGCTCTTGGGCATCGGCATGGACGTGGACGAGAAGAGCGGCGTCACCAACGGCATGAAGGTGACCATGTTCGACGTGTCCGACCCGACGGACGTGAAGGAGGCCGACACCTTCCTCATCGAGGGCGCCTACGGCTCCGACGTGTTCCACGAATACCGCGCGGTGCTCGTGAGCGTCGAGCGCAACCTGATCGGCTTCTCGGGCTACGCCGATCGCGAAACCTACTACGTGTTCGATTACGCCGACGAAGCCGGGTTTGCCCAGCTCATGGCCGAGGAAGTGAACGGCAGCGGCTGGACGGGCACGCGCGGCGTGTACATCGACGACACCCTGTACGTGGTGAAGGGCAACGCCGTGGAAAGCTACCGCATCGGCACCTACGAGAAGGTGGACGACCTGCTGCTGTAG
- a CDS encoding branched-chain amino acid transaminase codes for MAGIEEVEYIWKNGELVPWAEATTHVLSHSLHYGSGVFEGIRCYQNPDTKKSYVFRLRDHMERLHRSCKIACIDLPYSVDELCDATVEVIRKNNLPSCYIRPIVFRGYGVMGVDPTGSTTDVAIAAWPWESYLGADALENGVAVGVSSWRQRSNNAIPPAVKSTASYMNSILAKLEAKEHGYAEAIMLNEAGLVCEGTGENLFVVRDGVLSTPPLSDGLLEGITRDTVLCLADDLEIPAIEESLTRSDLYIADEVFMTGSAAELTPIGSVDGRVIGKPGEITRALQERFFDVAYGNIEDYAEWLAEI; via the coding sequence ATGGCAGGTATCGAGGAAGTCGAGTACATCTGGAAGAACGGGGAGCTCGTGCCCTGGGCCGAGGCCACCACGCACGTCCTGTCGCACTCGCTGCATTACGGCTCCGGCGTGTTCGAGGGCATCCGCTGCTACCAGAACCCCGACACGAAGAAGAGCTACGTCTTCCGCCTGCGCGACCACATGGAGCGCCTGCACCGCAGCTGCAAGATCGCCTGCATCGACCTGCCGTACTCGGTGGACGAGCTGTGCGACGCCACCGTGGAGGTCATCCGCAAGAACAACCTGCCGTCGTGCTACATCCGCCCCATCGTGTTCCGCGGCTACGGCGTGATGGGCGTCGACCCCACCGGATCCACCACCGACGTGGCCATCGCCGCGTGGCCGTGGGAGAGCTACCTGGGCGCCGACGCGCTGGAGAACGGCGTGGCCGTGGGCGTGTCGTCGTGGCGCCAGCGCTCGAACAACGCCATCCCGCCCGCGGTGAAGAGCACGGCGTCCTACATGAACTCCATCCTGGCGAAGCTCGAGGCCAAGGAGCACGGGTACGCCGAGGCCATCATGCTGAACGAGGCCGGCCTCGTGTGCGAGGGCACCGGCGAGAACCTGTTCGTCGTGCGCGACGGCGTGCTTTCGACGCCGCCTTTGTCCGACGGCCTGCTCGAGGGCATCACGCGCGACACGGTGCTCTGCCTGGCCGACGACCTGGAGATCCCCGCCATCGAGGAGAGCCTCACGCGCAGCGACCTCTACATCGCCGACGAGGTGTTCATGACCGGCTCGGCCGCCGAGCTCACGCCCATCGGCAGCGTCGACGGCCGCGTCATCGGCAAGCCCGGCGAGATCACCCGCGCCCTCCAGGAGCGCTTCTTCGACGTGGCCTACGGCAACATCGAAGACTACGCCGAGTGGCTCGCTGAAATCTAG
- the cimA gene encoding citramalate synthase: MTKILTYDSTLRDGEQCEGITLSLEDKLRIVERLDAFGIDVIEGGFPASNPKDIAFFQRVRQMPLRHARIAAFGSTCKKDVAAADDQGLRDLVASGAPIATIVGKTWDAQVTRALLTTLDENLRMIADSVAFLKEQGLEVVFDAEHFFDGYKANPDYALACVRAASEAGADSIDLCETNGGALPHEVAEIVAAVARELPGQQLGIHCHNDSGCAVANTLAAVRAGAVQVQGTVNGFGERVGNTDLLTVIANLELKMGRTTVGPDNLRELTSVSQFVAETCNMSVPAHHPYTGASAFAHKGGLHASAIARFPEAYEHARPESVGNTQRMLVSELAGKASLVAKAQGLGIDLAEHPEKTQAILDDIKAREALGYSYETADGSLALLLQRHLGAYRPHFTLESFRVIVDDHEDTGALAKDAMSEATIKIHVGDQRFVATGEGAGPVGALDNALRMAITAFFPKVADIELVDYKVRILDENVGTDAITRVVITTRDPRGSWGTVGVSENIIEASWNALVDSIEYGLMRIGE, translated from the coding sequence TTGACCAAGATCCTCACGTACGACAGCACGCTGCGCGACGGAGAGCAGTGCGAGGGCATCACGCTGTCGCTTGAGGACAAGCTGCGCATCGTCGAGCGGCTCGACGCGTTCGGCATCGACGTCATCGAGGGCGGCTTCCCCGCGTCGAATCCCAAGGACATCGCGTTCTTCCAGCGCGTGCGCCAGATGCCGCTGCGCCACGCGCGCATCGCGGCCTTCGGCTCCACGTGCAAGAAGGACGTGGCGGCCGCCGACGACCAGGGCCTGCGCGACCTCGTGGCCAGCGGCGCGCCCATCGCCACCATCGTGGGCAAGACGTGGGACGCCCAGGTCACGCGCGCGCTGCTCACCACGCTCGACGAGAACCTGCGCATGATCGCCGACTCGGTGGCCTTTCTCAAGGAACAAGGGCTCGAGGTGGTGTTCGACGCCGAGCACTTCTTCGACGGCTACAAAGCCAACCCCGACTACGCGCTCGCCTGCGTGCGCGCGGCGAGCGAGGCCGGCGCCGACTCCATCGACCTCTGCGAGACGAACGGCGGCGCGCTGCCGCACGAGGTGGCCGAGATCGTGGCCGCCGTCGCGCGCGAGCTGCCCGGCCAGCAGCTGGGCATCCACTGCCACAACGACTCGGGCTGCGCCGTGGCCAACACGCTGGCCGCCGTGCGCGCGGGCGCGGTGCAGGTGCAGGGCACGGTGAACGGTTTCGGCGAGCGCGTGGGCAACACCGACCTGCTCACCGTCATCGCCAACCTCGAGCTCAAGATGGGCCGCACCACCGTGGGCCCCGACAACCTGCGCGAGCTCACCAGCGTGTCGCAGTTCGTGGCCGAGACCTGCAACATGTCGGTGCCGGCGCACCATCCCTACACGGGCGCGTCGGCGTTCGCGCACAAGGGCGGCCTGCACGCGAGCGCCATCGCGCGCTTCCCCGAAGCCTACGAGCACGCGCGCCCCGAGAGCGTGGGCAACACGCAGCGCATGCTGGTGAGCGAGCTGGCCGGCAAGGCGTCGCTCGTGGCGAAGGCGCAGGGTCTCGGCATCGACCTGGCCGAGCACCCGGAGAAGACGCAGGCCATCCTCGACGACATCAAGGCGCGCGAGGCGCTGGGCTACTCCTACGAGACGGCCGACGGCTCGCTCGCCCTGCTGCTGCAGCGCCACCTGGGCGCGTATCGGCCGCACTTCACGCTGGAGAGTTTCCGCGTCATCGTGGACGACCATGAGGACACCGGCGCGCTCGCCAAGGACGCCATGAGCGAGGCCACCATCAAGATCCACGTCGGCGACCAGCGCTTCGTGGCCACGGGCGAGGGCGCGGGCCCGGTCGGCGCCCTCGACAACGCGCTGCGCATGGCCATCACGGCGTTCTTCCCCAAGGTGGCCGACATCGAGCTGGTGGACTACAAGGTGCGCATCCTCGACGAGAACGTGGGCACCGACGCCATCACGCGCGTCGTCATCACCACGCGCGACCCCCGCGGCAGCTGGGGCACCGTGGGCGTGTCGGAGAACATCATCGAGGCCTCGTGGAACGCGCTCGTCGATTCCATCGAGTACGGCCTCATGCGGATAGGGGAGTGA
- a CDS encoding YerC/YecD family TrpR-related protein, translating to MSDLRTPEVEDLLRVFAALDDEDTIFSLLEDLFTIREIKETSQRLAVARQLDAGKSYAAIEEATGASATTIARVSKCLSYGAGGYNAALNALDDADKKRR from the coding sequence ATGAGCGATCTCAGAACGCCCGAAGTCGAGGACCTGCTGCGCGTGTTCGCCGCGCTCGACGACGAGGACACCATATTCTCCCTGTTGGAGGACTTGTTCACCATCCGCGAGATCAAGGAGACGTCGCAGCGTTTGGCCGTGGCGCGCCAGCTGGACGCCGGCAAGTCCTACGCCGCCATCGAGGAGGCCACCGGCGCCTCGGCCACCACCATCGCCCGCGTCTCGAAGTGCCTCAGCTACGGCGCCGGCGGCTACAACGCCGCCCTGAACGCCCTCGACGACGCCGACAAGAAGCGCCGGTAA
- a CDS encoding nucleotidyl transferase AbiEii/AbiGii toxin family protein, whose translation MLSQSIKAASNVLGLSEGYVLKDYYAVTMLREVTQRNSDLVFKGGTCLSKCYGVIHRFSEDVDLGIPYEHATESMRKRIKRAVVESAEQLGLEIPNLDETRSRREYNRYEIALPETDDMLLFETAVMTPASPYRERPIQTFIGQFASEHDRGEFVEQYGLEQFTVKANSLDRTFVDKTFALCDYYLMGGHAIYRQSRHVYDLFKLLDHVRLDEKLLSLFSEVRSQREPSERCLSAKSGVDLAALLGEIALKDVYRSDYVNVTTPLLYEDVPYESAMTSIHRIEEFLA comes from the coding sequence GTGCTGAGCCAATCGATCAAGGCCGCATCCAATGTGCTCGGCCTGAGCGAGGGCTACGTGCTTAAGGACTACTACGCGGTGACGATGCTCCGCGAGGTCACACAACGGAATTCCGACCTCGTGTTCAAGGGTGGCACTTGCCTATCAAAATGCTACGGGGTCATCCATCGTTTTTCGGAGGACGTGGATCTCGGGATACCTTACGAGCATGCGACCGAAAGTATGCGCAAGAGGATAAAGAGGGCGGTCGTCGAGAGCGCGGAGCAGCTCGGCCTCGAAATCCCCAACTTGGATGAAACCCGCAGCCGGCGCGAGTACAATCGCTACGAAATCGCACTTCCCGAAACCGATGACATGCTGTTGTTCGAAACAGCCGTGATGACTCCTGCCTCCCCTTATCGAGAACGGCCGATCCAAACCTTCATCGGGCAATTCGCAAGCGAGCACGACCGGGGCGAGTTCGTCGAGCAATACGGCCTCGAGCAGTTCACCGTCAAGGCAAACTCCCTCGACCGCACGTTCGTGGACAAGACGTTCGCGTTGTGCGACTACTACCTCATGGGCGGGCATGCCATCTATCGGCAATCCCGGCATGTCTACGACCTCTTCAAGCTGCTCGACCATGTTCGCTTGGACGAAAAGCTGCTCTCCTTGTTTTCCGAGGTTCGATCCCAACGGGAGCCGAGCGAGCGCTGCCTCTCCGCGAAAAGCGGCGTTGACCTTGCCGCGCTGCTCGGCGAGATCGCGCTTAAGGATGTTTACCGAAGCGATTACGTGAACGTCACGACTCCCCTTCTGTACGAGGACGTCCCGTATGAAAGCGCCATGACTTCGATCCATCGCATCGAGGAGTTCCTTGCTTGA
- a CDS encoding DUF6088 family protein: MKNFDETLLERFGYDKPILPEDVISLFPDVTRAAVYQNIDASMERGFLERYKRGVYYIAQDGIFGKTTPSAEDVVERKYITDGDDVYGYYSGLTLENKVGVSTQVPAVLEITTNKSSRWIREVKPFGGWRKIVIRKPRTEVSRSNVDALMFLDLITRRPPSSMDSYELRALKALAAKAGRDKVAECAACYPGKTSKMLLESEACGVFA; the protein is encoded by the coding sequence ATGAAGAACTTCGACGAAACACTCCTCGAGAGGTTCGGCTACGACAAGCCGATCTTGCCGGAAGACGTCATATCCCTATTCCCGGACGTGACACGTGCCGCCGTGTACCAGAACATCGATGCTTCCATGGAGCGGGGGTTCCTCGAGAGGTACAAGAGAGGCGTCTACTACATCGCTCAGGACGGCATCTTCGGCAAGACCACGCCAAGCGCCGAAGACGTCGTGGAGCGCAAGTACATCACCGACGGGGACGACGTGTACGGCTACTACTCGGGCCTTACCCTCGAGAACAAGGTGGGCGTGTCCACCCAGGTGCCGGCGGTGCTCGAGATCACCACTAACAAATCGAGCAGATGGATCAGGGAGGTGAAGCCGTTCGGAGGTTGGCGAAAGATAGTTATCAGGAAGCCCCGAACCGAAGTGAGCAGAAGCAACGTCGACGCCCTCATGTTCCTCGACCTCATCACCCGCCGGCCGCCGTCCTCGATGGACAGCTACGAGCTCCGCGCGTTGAAAGCCCTTGCCGCCAAAGCCGGACGCGACAAAGTGGCCGAGTGCGCCGCATGCTATCCGGGAAAGACTTCGAAGATGCTGTTGGAAAGCGAGGCGTGCGGTGTATTTGCATGA
- a CDS encoding DUF5692 family protein, producing the protein MGILYQAEDPLYWAIWLFILFALMAFNELGRVKLWAGITLFAVVPAVLTIFVWPTTAAPGNPYGTGTWFNWVKTYSALAGCLGFIALRFVKWRGADGQVHHLYEKRWALCFPPLILAVNIAEAVVRDFQVFGFGLWQGGVVENLWTISGPWNIMNGIAGILNIVTICGWFGIFISKDSARDMIWPDMIWAWIIAYDLRNFAYTYNCISDHSAYCGLALLLACTIPTFFIKKGAWLQHRAQTLGLWIMFVMTVPQFADVLAPIPTTHNPAAFFVVSLLALASNVALAAYQFRRIRQRKLSPLKDELYADTKAYRRVVEENR; encoded by the coding sequence ATGGGCATTCTGTATCAGGCCGAAGATCCGCTGTACTGGGCAATCTGGCTGTTCATCCTGTTCGCGCTCATGGCGTTCAACGAGCTGGGACGCGTGAAGCTGTGGGCGGGCATCACGCTGTTCGCGGTGGTGCCCGCGGTGCTCACCATCTTCGTGTGGCCCACCACGGCCGCGCCGGGCAACCCCTACGGCACGGGCACGTGGTTCAACTGGGTGAAGACGTACTCGGCGCTGGCGGGCTGCCTCGGCTTCATCGCGCTGCGCTTCGTGAAGTGGCGCGGCGCGGACGGCCAGGTGCACCACCTGTACGAGAAGCGCTGGGCGCTCTGCTTCCCGCCGCTCATCCTGGCCGTCAACATCGCCGAGGCCGTCGTCCGCGACTTCCAGGTGTTCGGCTTCGGCCTGTGGCAGGGCGGCGTGGTCGAGAACCTGTGGACCATCTCCGGGCCGTGGAACATCATGAACGGCATCGCCGGCATCCTGAACATCGTCACCATCTGCGGCTGGTTCGGCATCTTCATCTCGAAGGACTCCGCGCGCGACATGATCTGGCCCGACATGATCTGGGCGTGGATCATCGCCTACGACCTGCGGAACTTCGCCTACACGTACAACTGCATCTCCGACCACTCGGCGTACTGCGGCCTGGCGCTCTTGCTCGCGTGCACCATCCCCACGTTCTTCATCAAGAAGGGCGCGTGGCTGCAGCATCGCGCACAGACGCTGGGGCTGTGGATCATGTTCGTGATGACGGTGCCGCAGTTCGCCGACGTGCTGGCGCCCATCCCCACCACGCACAACCCTGCGGCGTTCTTCGTGGTCAGCCTGCTGGCGCTCGCGTCGAACGTGGCGCTGGCCGCCTACCAGTTCCGCCGCATCCGCCAGCGCAAGCTGAGCCCGCTCAAGGACGAGCTGTACGCCGACACGAAGGCGTATCGGCGGGTCGTGGAGGAAAACCGCTAG
- a CDS encoding TetR/AcrR family transcriptional regulator encodes MRLGTRQTRYAPARRECGRALTESRRLTGPAGDIMLAARVLFERQGVAKTTVKDVAAEAGVTRELVYYYFENKQAVIDAVLDDYVEDLVESVIVWNESRRFGDTPGSLRTCIAAFRRALYDAEGNQRPMIAVLEELGVRDAFDVRAVRETVDCINDNIVAEYAAYHQMEIEFVYEMFCVVIFGLVGLVKINPAITDEALMKVVEQTLHLDMEPLEAPDGIGDAG; translated from the coding sequence ATGCGGCTGGGCACCAGGCAGACCAGGTACGCGCCCGCGCGGCGCGAATGCGGGCGCGCGCTCACCGAGAGCCGCCGCCTCACGGGGCCGGCCGGCGACATCATGCTGGCCGCGCGCGTGCTGTTCGAGCGGCAGGGCGTGGCGAAGACCACGGTGAAGGACGTGGCCGCCGAGGCCGGCGTCACGCGCGAGCTGGTGTACTACTATTTCGAGAACAAGCAGGCCGTCATCGACGCCGTGCTGGACGACTACGTGGAAGACCTGGTGGAGAGCGTCATCGTGTGGAACGAGTCGCGCCGCTTCGGCGACACGCCGGGGTCGCTGCGCACGTGCATCGCCGCGTTTCGCCGCGCGCTCTACGACGCCGAGGGCAACCAGCGCCCCATGATAGCCGTGCTGGAGGAGCTGGGCGTGCGCGACGCGTTCGACGTGCGCGCCGTGCGCGAGACGGTGGACTGCATCAACGACAACATCGTGGCCGAGTACGCAGCGTACCATCAGATGGAGATCGAATTCGTGTACGAGATGTTCTGCGTGGTGATCTTCGGGCTGGTGGGCCTCGTGAAGATCAACCCCGCCATCACCGACGAGGCCCTCATGAAGGTGGTGGAGCAAACGCTGCACCTCGACATGGAACCCCTCGAGGCACCCGATGGCATCGGGGATGCCGGTTAG